The following coding sequences lie in one Maniola jurtina chromosome 11, ilManJurt1.1, whole genome shotgun sequence genomic window:
- the LOC123869621 gene encoding juvenile hormone acid O-methyltransferase, whose product MHNAELYQKSNTMQKRDALQCLEEYAKKIKWKNDGDTVIDIGCGDGSVTSSILKKFLPYKYKRLVGCDISERMVQFANEHHATDQTSFAVLDIEGNLPDQMRENFDHAFSFYTLHWIKHQETAFTNIHRLLAKGGDCLLIFLGHMPVFDVYRILARSARWSYWLRDVDRFVSPYHDSQDPEKEIKRMMTTIGFTSVEVKCTQKSFIYTSVEALKKAVNAVNPFKIPAELQEDFLEDYVKIVRDMQLIDHVNNNINHVNIRTNYNLLIVFGKK is encoded by the exons ATGCACAATGCTGAATTGTACCAAAAAAGTAACACTATGCAGAAAAGGGATGCTCTACAGTGCTTGGAAGAATATGCgaagaaaataaaatggaaaaaCGATGGTGATACAGTCATAGACATAGGATGCGGAGATGGCAGTGTGACGAGTAGCATACTGAAAAAGTTTTTGCCTTACAAATACAAGAGACTCGTAGGCTGTGATATAAGCGAGAGGATGGTCCAGTTCGCTAACGAGCACCATGCCACTGACCAGACCAGCTTCGCGGTGCTCGACATTGAGGGAAACTTGCCGGACCAGATGAGGGAAAACTTCGATCACGCATTCTCTTTTTACACGCTTCATTGGATAAAACATCAAGA GACCGCATTTACCAACATCCATAGGCTGTTGGCGAAAGGGGGAGATTGCCTGCTGATATTCCTGGGTCACATGCCTGTATTTGACGTGTACAGGATCCTGGCTCGCTCTGCCAGATGGAGCTACTGGCTGAGAGACGTTGATCGATTCGTTTCACCCTACCATGACTCTCAG GACCCCGAGAAAGAAATCAAAAGGATGATGACCACTATTGGCTTTACTAGCGTTGAAGTAAAATGCACACAGAAATCGTTTATCTACACCAGCGTAGAGGCTCTTAAAA AGGCTGTAAATGCAGTTAATCCGTTCAAAATACCAGCAGAATTGCAAGAGGATTTTTTGGAGGACTACGTAAAAATTGTGCGAGACATGCAGCTTATTGATCACGTTAACAATAACATCAATCACGTAAATATAAGAACTAATTATAACCTTCTCATTGTCTTCGGCAAAAAGTAA
- the LOC123869625 gene encoding uncharacterized protein LOC123869625, producing the protein MLQGPYNVNYTRFDFCSGPRSKNLTRNTISLRSEGFKFYGQFNLTFLVQTHIDEVKIVVYSSKDEKIGNVLWTYKLNDPCKHFAFATLIKNVLKAPNCIVNKGTYSQILNFEEIQTTFFGTSFFYGKYFLKVTAISKKGNLICILIGIVFTKKSGSKN; encoded by the exons ATGTTGCAGGGACCGTATAATGTGAATTATACGAGATTTGATTTCTGCTCGGGTCCTCGGTCCAAGAATTTGACTAGAAACACAATTAGTTTGCGTTCTGAAGGATTTAAATTTTACggtcaatttaatttaacatttcTCGTTCAGACCCATATAGATGAG GTGAAAATTGTGGTATATTCATCAAAAGACGAAAAAATTGGTAATGTGCTTTGGACCTATAAGTTAAATGATCCATGCAAGCATTTTGCTTTTGCTACTTTAATAAAGAATGTTTTAAAAGCACCCAATTGTATTGTAAataag GGCACATATTCccagattttgaattttgaagaaattcaaACAACGTTTTTTGGTACGTCCTTCTTTTATGGTAAATACTTTTTGAAGGTGACAGCTATTTCGAAGAAAGGAAACCTCATTTGTATACTTATTGGTATAGTTTTTACTAAGAAATCTGGATCAAAAAATTAG